The Peribacillus sp. FSL E2-0218 genome contains a region encoding:
- a CDS encoding beta-ketoacyl-ACP synthase III has protein sequence MNAGILGLGRYLPEKILTNADLEKMMDTSDEWIRTRTGIEERRIANDDINTSDMAYEAAKAALENAEISAEDIDLILVATVTPDQSFPTVACMIQEKLGAKKAAAMDVSAACAGFMYGMIMAQQFIQTGAYKHVLIVGVEKLSKITNWEDRNTAVLFGDGAGAAVVGPVSEGKGILSFELGADGSGGKYLMQEGEFLSMNGREVFKFAVRQMGESSLNVLDKAGLTKEDVDLLVPHQANIRIMEASRERLGLPVEKMTKTVHKYGNTSSASIPIALVEEMEAGRIKDNDLIIMVGFGGGLTWGAIALRWGK, from the coding sequence ATGAACGCTGGAATATTAGGGCTTGGCCGCTACTTACCCGAAAAAATCTTAACAAATGCGGATTTAGAGAAAATGATGGACACTTCTGACGAGTGGATCCGGACAAGGACGGGTATCGAGGAAAGAAGAATTGCCAATGATGATATAAATACTTCTGATATGGCTTATGAAGCGGCAAAAGCTGCATTGGAAAATGCGGAAATTTCAGCTGAAGACATAGATTTGATTCTTGTAGCTACAGTGACGCCGGATCAATCGTTCCCTACTGTTGCTTGCATGATCCAAGAGAAATTAGGAGCGAAAAAGGCAGCTGCCATGGATGTAAGTGCTGCATGTGCGGGCTTTATGTATGGAATGATTATGGCACAGCAATTCATTCAAACGGGTGCATACAAGCATGTGCTGATCGTAGGAGTCGAGAAACTTTCGAAAATAACTAATTGGGAAGACCGCAATACGGCCGTTCTCTTTGGTGATGGTGCAGGTGCAGCTGTAGTTGGACCTGTGTCAGAAGGAAAAGGAATCCTTTCCTTCGAATTAGGGGCAGATGGATCTGGCGGGAAGTACTTAATGCAGGAAGGAGAATTCCTCAGCATGAATGGCCGTGAAGTGTTTAAATTCGCTGTGCGCCAAATGGGGGAATCCAGCCTGAACGTACTGGATAAAGCGGGTTTGACAAAAGAGGATGTAGATTTACTTGTCCCTCATCAAGCGAACATCCGCATTATGGAAGCTTCAAGGGAACGCCTTGGACTCCCGGTTGAAAAAATGACAAAAACGGTTCATAAATATGGAAATACCTCTTCAGCGTCCATTCCGATTGCCCTTGTGGAAGAAATGGAAGCGGGAAGGATCAAGGACAATGACCTGATCATCATGGTCGGTTTTGGCGGAGGCCTAACTTGGGGAGCGATCGCCCTTAGATGGGGGAAATAA
- the fabF gene encoding beta-ketoacyl-ACP synthase II: MTNRRVVVTGIGAISPVGNDAETGWKNIIEGKSGVGPLTRLNADDFPVKVAAEIKDFDIETYINRKEARKMDRFTHYAIAASVMAYNDSKLEITDENAARIGVWIGSGIGGLETLETQHENFINRGYKRVSPFFVPMMIPDMAAGQVSILLGAKGINSCTVTACATGTNSIGDAFKAIQRGDADAMITGGAEAPITKMSVAGFCANTALSTNPDPQTASRPFDANRDGFVIGEGAGIIVLEDLEHALNRGAKIYAEIAGYGSTGDAFHITAPAPGGEGGARAMKIAIDDAGLNPEDIQYVNAHGTSTPYNDKYETMAVKEVFGDHAYKLAISSTKSMTGHMLGAAGGVEAIFTIQAIRDSILPPTINIVTPDPECDLDYIPNEARKGEINAAISNSLGFGGHNATILFKKYQ; the protein is encoded by the coding sequence ATGACGAATCGTCGTGTAGTAGTAACAGGTATTGGAGCCATTTCTCCAGTTGGTAATGATGCAGAAACAGGCTGGAAGAATATAATCGAGGGAAAATCGGGTGTAGGGCCATTAACACGCTTGAACGCTGATGATTTCCCCGTTAAAGTGGCAGCGGAAATCAAGGACTTTGATATTGAAACTTATATTAACCGTAAAGAAGCGCGCAAGATGGATCGGTTCACGCACTATGCCATTGCCGCATCCGTAATGGCTTATAATGATAGTAAGCTGGAAATAACCGATGAAAATGCTGCACGTATAGGGGTATGGATCGGTTCTGGCATCGGCGGACTGGAGACATTGGAAACACAGCATGAAAACTTTATAAACAGGGGATATAAGCGTGTCAGCCCCTTCTTCGTACCAATGATGATCCCGGATATGGCAGCTGGCCAGGTATCTATCCTGCTTGGAGCAAAAGGAATCAATTCATGTACGGTAACAGCCTGTGCAACTGGAACGAACTCGATTGGTGATGCATTTAAGGCCATCCAACGGGGCGATGCCGATGCAATGATCACAGGTGGAGCGGAAGCGCCAATCACGAAGATGTCGGTTGCAGGCTTCTGTGCAAACACAGCGTTATCGACCAATCCTGATCCGCAAACGGCTAGCCGTCCATTCGATGCGAATCGTGATGGATTCGTAATCGGTGAAGGAGCAGGCATTATCGTTCTGGAAGATTTGGAACATGCCTTGAACAGAGGGGCGAAGATTTATGCCGAGATAGCGGGCTATGGTTCCACTGGGGATGCCTTCCATATTACGGCTCCGGCACCTGGTGGAGAAGGCGGGGCAAGAGCGATGAAAATTGCGATTGATGATGCAGGTTTGAACCCGGAAGACATCCAATACGTAAATGCCCATGGAACGAGTACACCGTATAATGATAAATATGAAACGATGGCAGTCAAGGAAGTCTTTGGCGATCATGCATATAAACTTGCGATCAGCTCAACAAAGTCCATGACGGGCCATATGTTAGGGGCAGCAGGTGGAGTGGAGGCAATATTCACGATTCAAGCGATCAGGGATAGCATTCTGCCGCCAACCATCAACATAGTAACGCCAGACCCTGAATGTGATTTGGACTATATTCCGAATGAAGCAAGAAAAGGCGAAATTAATGCTGCAATCAGTAATTCCCTTGGATTTGGTGGACATAACGCCACGATTCTTTTCAAGAAATATCAATAA
- a CDS encoding DUF2268 domain-containing putative Zn-dependent protease (predicted Zn-dependent protease with a strongly conserved HExxH motif): MGVISTDEWLKKDFNRPIQMMERLKSTFRNSIDGEVIYQHLLKHGMYSPNQRTKSTWEFLQDNDSWKKTQNLFTTYKKMWGGPDVPIYIFPLMSSGVWKKKNETKSGLAFEDKLFLFYDLNIDDKEMEAVLIHEYHHICRLHHLEKEQKEFTLLDTMIMEGLAERTVERYLGTKYLARWTKLYQEDKLQEFWSKHLEGKHTIKRTDPLHDILLLGQKEYPHMLGYCSGFYLVGKSEKRSVKKSFIVQSEEFL; the protein is encoded by the coding sequence ATGGGAGTTATTTCAACAGATGAATGGCTGAAGAAGGATTTCAACCGCCCGATACAGATGATGGAAAGACTTAAAAGTACGTTCCGCAATTCGATAGATGGAGAGGTGATTTATCAGCACTTATTGAAGCACGGCATGTATTCTCCGAATCAAAGGACTAAATCGACCTGGGAATTTTTACAAGATAATGATTCGTGGAAAAAAACTCAAAATCTATTTACAACTTATAAGAAGATGTGGGGAGGGCCAGATGTGCCCATATATATTTTTCCGCTGATGTCTTCCGGGGTGTGGAAGAAAAAAAATGAAACGAAATCAGGGTTGGCATTTGAAGATAAATTGTTTCTTTTTTATGACTTAAATATAGACGACAAGGAAATGGAGGCTGTGCTGATTCATGAATATCATCATATCTGCCGATTGCATCATTTAGAGAAGGAACAGAAAGAATTTACGCTTCTGGACACGATGATCATGGAAGGGCTCGCTGAACGAACAGTCGAGAGATATTTGGGTACAAAATATTTAGCTAGATGGACCAAGTTATATCAGGAAGATAAACTGCAAGAGTTTTGGAGCAAGCATCTGGAAGGGAAACACACGATAAAGCGCACGGACCCCCTGCATGATATCCTTCTGCTTGGCCAAAAAGAATACCCGCATATGCTAGGATACTGCAGCGGCTTTTATTTAGTGGGGAAATCCGAAAAACGTTCTGTGAAAAAATCATTCATCGTTCAATCTGAAGAATTCTTATAA
- a CDS encoding YjbA family protein — translation MLYLHDVWVNWFEGEENGYNICHFHEWRKDDGIELLDQVPLLKVSATLFDYIENDLSELPKPLLNDVYQKAYARKNHERIQLDYCFIVTDGNGILAVDTIGYHIPIRKSRIIPRQEQIVYDMIENHDVLDYTFTEKPTSEKEYHILSPSPLFMNGLTRKERQLKQLLFMAMDQLFTAKNTAEIRYWYTEWAPEKYESIQEMEFQLAWLELYEEMKEGWSDKHLQLCENLVKGQPFFEKLWQVEAGDSPSIL, via the coding sequence ATGCTATATCTTCATGATGTATGGGTTAACTGGTTTGAAGGAGAAGAAAACGGCTATAACATTTGCCATTTTCACGAATGGAGGAAGGATGATGGGATTGAACTGTTAGATCAAGTTCCTTTGTTGAAAGTGTCGGCAACATTGTTCGACTACATAGAAAATGACTTGTCAGAATTGCCTAAGCCGTTGCTGAATGATGTGTATCAAAAAGCATATGCAAGAAAAAATCATGAACGAATTCAGCTTGACTATTGTTTTATCGTAACTGATGGAAATGGGATTCTAGCTGTTGATACGATAGGTTATCATATTCCGATCAGGAAAAGCAGAATTATTCCCCGCCAGGAACAAATTGTTTATGACATGATAGAAAATCATGATGTCCTGGATTACACATTTACTGAAAAACCTACATCTGAAAAAGAATATCACATTTTATCGCCGTCACCTTTATTCATGAATGGTTTGACTAGAAAGGAAAGACAGCTGAAGCAATTACTTTTCATGGCGATGGATCAGCTATTCACGGCGAAAAACACCGCTGAAATCCGTTATTGGTATACAGAATGGGCTCCTGAAAAATATGAGAGCATTCAAGAGATGGAGTTTCAACTAGCGTGGCTTGAGTTATATGAAGAAATGAAGGAGGGCTGGTCGGATAAGCACCTTCAACTTTGCGAGAACTTGGTGAAGGGGCAGCCTTTTTTTGAAAAGCTTTGGCAAGTCGAGGCTGGCGATAGCCCATCGATTTTATAG
- the trpS gene encoding tryptophan--tRNA ligase has translation MKRIFSGIQPSGSVTLGNYIGAMKQFVKLQNEYECFFCIVDQHAITVPQDRLKLRQSIKTLAALYLAIGLDPEKNTIFIQSEVPAHAQAGWILQSISYIGELERMTQFKDKSSGKEGVSAALLTYPPLMAADILLYGTDVVPVGEDQRQHLELTRDLAERFNKKHNEIFKIPEISLPTEGARIMSLQEPSKKMSKSDANKKATIALLDDPKQIEKNIKSAVTDSEGIVRYDKENKAGVSNLMSIYSIFSGKSYAEIEGMYEGKGYGDFKSDLAEVVLAEILPIQERFNELIDSPELDEILDRGAEKANKEANKMIRKMYNGMGLGRKR, from the coding sequence TTGAAAAGGATTTTCTCCGGCATACAGCCATCAGGTTCGGTAACGTTAGGTAACTACATCGGAGCCATGAAACAATTCGTGAAACTACAAAATGAATATGAGTGTTTCTTTTGTATAGTTGACCAGCATGCCATAACCGTTCCACAAGATCGCCTTAAATTAAGGCAAAGCATTAAAACATTAGCTGCTTTATACTTGGCCATTGGCCTTGATCCTGAAAAGAATACGATCTTCATTCAATCAGAGGTGCCAGCACATGCTCAGGCAGGCTGGATTTTGCAAAGCATTTCCTATATCGGGGAACTGGAGAGAATGACACAATTCAAGGATAAATCATCTGGCAAGGAAGGGGTATCGGCTGCACTGCTTACATACCCGCCACTGATGGCTGCCGACATTCTCCTTTATGGCACCGATGTTGTTCCGGTCGGAGAAGATCAAAGACAGCATCTTGAATTGACACGGGATTTGGCTGAAAGATTCAACAAAAAGCACAACGAGATTTTCAAGATCCCTGAAATAAGCCTGCCTACAGAAGGGGCACGAATCATGTCGCTTCAAGAGCCATCCAAGAAAATGAGCAAATCCGATGCCAATAAAAAGGCTACAATTGCCCTATTGGATGATCCGAAGCAAATCGAAAAAAATATTAAGAGCGCAGTTACCGATTCCGAAGGCATTGTCCGCTATGATAAAGAAAACAAAGCAGGAGTTTCCAACTTGATGTCGATTTACTCCATCTTCAGCGGGAAAAGCTATGCAGAGATTGAAGGGATGTACGAAGGGAAAGGGTATGGCGACTTCAAAAGCGATTTGGCTGAAGTGGTTCTCGCCGAGATCCTTCCCATCCAAGAACGTTTTAATGAATTGATCGATTCACCTGAATTGGATGAAATCCTCGATCGCGGAGCAGAAAAAGCGAACAAGGAAGCCAATAAAATGATCAGAAAAATGTATAATGGCATGGGACTTGGCAGAAAAAGATAA
- a CDS encoding putative glycoside hydrolase gives MKTMSKWLMTGVCLFLVQQPVHAQSVNETRQVALETKELPVNAPRFVFDSGLKFDYPDAVRGIYVTGPAAGGSKLNELIKYVDETDLNAMVVDIKDDWGNITYKAKDSDSPYAGIGKDYIKDPKAMLKKFEDKKIYPIARVVVFKDSLLAKEKPEWSFQDGEEVWKNGRGEAFVNPFLKEVWDYNVGIAIEAAKMGFKEIQFDYVRFPEGFENKEDDLKYDMGEYDEAKVNHTAKRVQAVTDFVSYAKKRLEPYGVKVSVDIFGYTATLPEAPGIGQNFTKISENVDVISSMIYPSHWTSYFGIDKPDLEPYDLVTEYAKLEKGKLKELKTPPTSRPWLQDFTASYLGEGNYQKYGKEEVEAQIKALNDNGVNEYLLWNAANRYTKGVDYTP, from the coding sequence ATGAAAACAATGAGTAAATGGTTGATGACAGGTGTTTGCCTTTTCCTGGTTCAACAGCCTGTCCATGCACAAAGCGTGAATGAAACGAGGCAGGTGGCATTAGAAACGAAAGAATTGCCTGTGAATGCACCTCGTTTTGTTTTTGATTCGGGTTTGAAATTCGATTATCCGGATGCAGTGCGAGGAATATATGTCACCGGACCGGCAGCGGGCGGCAGTAAACTGAACGAACTTATTAAATATGTAGATGAAACCGATTTGAATGCGATGGTCGTTGATATTAAGGATGACTGGGGTAACATTACGTATAAAGCCAAAGATTCCGATTCTCCATATGCTGGAATTGGTAAAGACTACATAAAAGATCCAAAGGCAATGCTGAAGAAATTTGAGGATAAAAAAATATATCCGATTGCCAGGGTCGTTGTCTTCAAGGATTCCCTTTTGGCTAAAGAGAAGCCCGAATGGTCCTTTCAAGATGGTGAAGAGGTATGGAAGAATGGCCGGGGCGAGGCCTTCGTTAATCCTTTCCTAAAAGAGGTATGGGATTATAATGTCGGCATTGCCATTGAAGCGGCAAAGATGGGCTTCAAGGAAATCCAATTCGATTATGTCCGGTTTCCTGAAGGGTTCGAGAATAAGGAAGACGACTTGAAGTATGATATGGGTGAATATGATGAGGCGAAAGTGAATCATACAGCTAAACGTGTTCAGGCCGTGACGGATTTCGTAAGTTATGCGAAGAAGCGTTTGGAGCCATATGGAGTGAAGGTATCGGTGGATATTTTCGGATATACCGCTACCCTGCCTGAAGCACCAGGTATCGGCCAAAACTTCACGAAAATCTCAGAGAATGTCGATGTCATTTCCTCAATGATCTATCCAAGTCATTGGACATCTTATTTTGGCATAGATAAACCTGACCTGGAGCCTTATGACCTCGTTACGGAATATGCGAAATTGGAGAAAGGGAAGCTGAAGGAATTGAAAACCCCACCTACTTCAAGGCCGTGGCTTCAAGATTTCACCGCTTCCTATTTAGGAGAAGGAAATTATCAAAAGTATGGCAAGGAAGAAGTCGAGGCCCAAATAAAAGCATTGAACGATAACGGTGTTAATGAATATCTATTGTGGAATGCAGCAAACCGCTATACAAAGGGAGTCGACTATACCCCATGA
- a CDS encoding GNAT family N-acetyltransferase produces the protein MNWYEKLNQYFPIEEMKSKEHIDVLLKDKKEIYIKDEGPDHVLLYVEGEEFIFIDYLFVSKNSRGQGLGRKLIQKLQAKEKTILLEVEPIQENDDDSFKRLRFYKREGFEHASSITYSRKSLATMENTPMEILYWPSDPSVGEEDVFDFMKEIYSEIHTYKDDDLYGKSYQNVEDVLSLNAKQETNIFKEMEV, from the coding sequence ATGAATTGGTATGAAAAATTAAATCAATATTTCCCTATCGAGGAAATGAAGTCCAAAGAGCATATAGACGTCCTATTGAAGGATAAGAAAGAAATATATATAAAAGATGAAGGGCCTGACCATGTTTTATTATATGTTGAAGGAGAAGAGTTTATATTCATCGATTATCTATTTGTATCCAAGAATTCACGGGGGCAGGGATTGGGAAGGAAATTGATTCAAAAACTGCAAGCGAAAGAAAAAACGATTTTATTGGAAGTCGAGCCAATCCAAGAAAATGATGACGATTCCTTTAAAAGGCTGCGGTTTTATAAAAGGGAAGGATTCGAACATGCCTCCTCGATCACCTACAGCAGGAAATCGCTTGCCACCATGGAGAATACCCCGATGGAAATCCTATATTGGCCGTCAGATCCCTCAGTTGGAGAGGAAGACGTATTCGATTTCATGAAAGAAATTTATTCTGAAATCCATACCTACAAAGATGACGACCTTTACGGCAAGTCTTATCAAAATGTCGAGGACGTCCTGAGCCTGAATGCCAAGCAGGAAACGAATATTTTTAAAGAGATGGAAGTATAA
- a CDS encoding IS1182 family transposase produces MLSKHDSIQRDQLEMITLDQLVPPNHLVRKMEAAIDFTFIYDLVKDMYSEVGRPSIDPVILVKLTFIQYTFGIRSMRKTIEEVETNMAYRWFLGYGFHDKVPHFSTFGKNYERRFKDTDLFEQIFCRILMTAANKKLISVEHVFVDSTHVKASANKRKFEKKIVRKETRAYQGRLQEEINQDRENHGKKPFPPDKFDKEETKAIKESTTDPESGYYVKDERTKQFAYSFHAAADGNGFVLGTIVTPGNTHDSHILEPLVEQVIEKVGKPEAVAADAAYKTPAITSYLFNKEITPALPYTRPRTKEGFFRKHDYVYDEHFDCYLCPSGETLKYSTTNKEGYREYKSPKQICATCSFLSRCTESKDHQKVVTRHIWQAYVEEADHLRHHQEVKPIYAKRKETIERVFADAKEKHGMRWTTLRGLKKLSMQAMLTFAAMNVKKMATWTWQGPKTA; encoded by the coding sequence ATGCTTTCTAAACATGATTCTATTCAGCGAGATCAACTTGAAATGATTACTTTAGATCAACTGGTGCCACCGAACCATTTGGTTCGTAAAATGGAGGCTGCCATTGACTTCACTTTCATTTATGACTTGGTGAAAGATATGTACTCAGAGGTAGGACGCCCAAGTATTGATCCAGTTATTTTAGTTAAACTGACTTTCATTCAATATACCTTCGGTATTCGTTCCATGCGTAAAACGATTGAAGAAGTTGAAACCAATATGGCTTACCGTTGGTTCTTAGGCTATGGTTTCCATGATAAAGTACCTCATTTCTCTACGTTCGGAAAAAATTATGAGCGACGCTTTAAAGATACAGACCTGTTTGAACAGATTTTCTGTCGCATTTTAATGACAGCTGCTAATAAAAAGTTAATAAGTGTAGAACACGTTTTCGTGGATTCCACACATGTGAAAGCCAGTGCGAATAAACGGAAATTTGAAAAGAAAATCGTTCGTAAAGAAACACGAGCGTATCAAGGACGTCTTCAAGAAGAAATCAATCAAGATCGTGAAAACCATGGAAAGAAGCCTTTTCCACCAGATAAATTTGATAAGGAAGAAACCAAAGCAATTAAAGAAAGTACTACGGATCCTGAGAGTGGCTACTATGTGAAAGATGAACGAACAAAACAGTTTGCCTATTCATTCCATGCGGCCGCAGACGGCAACGGTTTTGTATTGGGAACGATTGTAACACCTGGTAATACACATGACAGTCATATTTTGGAGCCACTTGTTGAGCAAGTGATTGAGAAAGTTGGAAAACCAGAAGCAGTTGCCGCAGATGCAGCTTATAAAACACCAGCGATTACAAGCTACCTATTTAACAAAGAAATCACACCTGCTTTACCCTATACACGTCCTCGTACAAAAGAAGGATTCTTTCGCAAACATGACTATGTTTACGATGAACACTTTGATTGTTACCTTTGCCCTTCGGGAGAAACTTTAAAGTACTCAACAACAAATAAAGAGGGCTATCGCGAGTACAAATCGCCCAAACAAATTTGTGCAACATGCTCATTTTTATCACGGTGTACGGAAAGCAAAGACCATCAAAAAGTAGTGACACGGCATATCTGGCAAGCATATGTGGAAGAAGCAGATCATCTGCGTCATCATCAAGAGGTAAAACCTATATATGCGAAACGCAAAGAAACGATTGAGCGTGTATTCGCAGATGCAAAAGAAAAGCATGGTATGCGTTGGACTACTTTAAGGGGACTTAAAAAATTGTCGATGCAGGCGATGCTTACTTTCGCTGCCATGAATGTAAAGAAGATGGCCACTTGGACATGGCAAGGTCCTAAAACGGCTTAA
- the spxA gene encoding transcriptional regulator SpxA, whose amino-acid sequence MVTLYTSPSCTSCRKAKAWLEEHEIGYKERNIFSEPLTIDEIKEILRMTEDGTDEIISTRSKTFQKLNVNLESLPLQELYKLIKENPGLLRRPIILDEKRLQVGYNEDEIRRFLPRKVRTFQLREAQRMVN is encoded by the coding sequence ATGGTAACATTATATACATCACCTAGTTGTACTTCATGCAGAAAAGCAAAAGCATGGTTAGAGGAACATGAGATTGGATATAAAGAACGGAATATTTTTTCAGAACCGTTAACGATCGATGAGATCAAAGAGATACTTCGAATGACTGAAGATGGCACCGACGAAATCATTTCAACACGGTCAAAAACCTTTCAAAAGTTAAATGTGAATTTAGAGAGCCTGCCTCTTCAAGAATTATATAAATTGATCAAGGAAAATCCTGGGTTGCTGAGACGTCCGATTATCCTTGACGAAAAAAGGCTTCAAGTTGGTTACAACGAAGATGAGATAAGACGCTTTTTACCGCGTAAAGTCCGTACTTTCCAGTTGCGTGAAGCACAGCGCATGGTCAACTAA
- the mecA gene encoding adaptor protein MecA gives MEIERINDDTVKFYISYIDIEERGFDREEIWYSRERSEELFWEMMDEVHQEEEFMIEGPLWIQVQALEKGLEVLVTKAQLAKDGQKLELPLSDDKLKDLNVSDKMDTLLDQHFHGKDEESGMTFEDGMIEFITTFEDFEDVISLSKRHGLDDWTTKLYVYQNKYYLYIEFSEAEIDEEEIDNVLSLLLEYSQESPITVHMLEEYGKIVIENDVFSTVDKYFA, from the coding sequence ATGGAAATCGAACGCATTAATGACGATACAGTTAAATTTTATATTTCCTATATAGATATTGAGGAAAGAGGCTTCGATCGCGAAGAAATTTGGTACAGCCGTGAGAGAAGTGAGGAACTTTTTTGGGAAATGATGGATGAAGTGCATCAAGAAGAAGAATTCATGATTGAAGGACCTTTATGGATTCAGGTTCAAGCTCTTGAAAAAGGCTTGGAAGTATTGGTCACAAAAGCCCAGCTTGCCAAGGATGGTCAAAAACTCGAGCTGCCTCTTTCAGATGATAAGTTAAAGGATTTGAATGTATCGGATAAGATGGATACGCTTCTTGATCAACATTTTCATGGTAAGGATGAAGAAAGCGGCATGACATTCGAAGACGGTATGATTGAGTTCATTACAACTTTCGAAGATTTCGAAGATGTCATTTCATTAAGCAAGCGTCATGGCTTGGATGACTGGACAACGAAACTTTATGTTTATCAAAATAAATATTATCTATATATCGAGTTTTCCGAGGCGGAAATCGACGAGGAAGAAATCGATAATGTTCTAAGCCTTTTATTGGAATACAGCCAGGAGTCACCAATAACGGTGCATATGCTTGAAGAGTACGGGAAAATAGTTATTGAAAATGATGTATTCTCAACGGTCGATAAATATTTCGCCTAA
- the cls gene encoding cardiolipin synthase, with translation MKNIVGITLLFLLLVCPWFFLMNEANGGFVFYSSLTLTLFLTIIGFVIFLENRNPSQTITWLVVFGAFPFLGCIFYFLFGRNFRKERIFRKKYFLNKQSFVKISGEAEHHERIKEMGESSQQLITLANRLGNSPISFVTETRILRNGQETFFNIIEQLKKARHHIHLEYYIVRDDGIGCTLKDVLLQKASEGVEIRFLYDAVGSWRLARSYIDDLKQGGVEMVAFGPLQLPFLNNTFNFRNHRKIIVIDGSVGFVGGLNIGDEYLGHDSKFGYWRDTHLIVKGEAVRTLQLIFLQDWYYSTNHSFLTDEYLMADMPPLDDHGGVQLIAGGPDSEWTVIKSIFFKMITSAEKSVWIASPYFVPDDDILQALKVAALSGLDVRLLVPMNPDKRIVYHASRTYFPEMLASGVRIFQYSEGFMHSKIIIVDGQLASIGTTNMDMRSFHLNFEVNAFLYRTESTQQLVNDFVEDLKVSQEVEMDAFSKRNVGLKILESTCRLLSPLL, from the coding sequence GTGAAGAATATAGTTGGCATCACCCTGCTTTTCCTCTTGTTGGTCTGCCCTTGGTTTTTCCTTATGAATGAAGCCAATGGCGGATTTGTTTTTTATTCAAGCCTTACTTTGACCCTTTTTTTGACAATAATTGGATTTGTCATTTTCCTTGAAAATAGGAATCCATCCCAAACGATTACATGGCTTGTTGTTTTTGGTGCTTTTCCATTCCTCGGCTGCATTTTTTACTTTTTGTTTGGCCGTAATTTCAGGAAAGAAAGGATATTTCGCAAGAAGTATTTCTTGAATAAGCAATCTTTCGTGAAAATAAGCGGAGAAGCGGAACATCACGAACGGATAAAGGAAATGGGCGAAAGCTCACAGCAGTTAATCACCCTTGCGAATAGGCTGGGGAATAGTCCCATTTCATTTGTAACTGAAACGCGGATTTTAAGGAACGGTCAAGAGACATTTTTCAATATTATCGAACAATTAAAAAAGGCGAGACATCATATTCATTTGGAATATTACATCGTCAGGGATGACGGCATCGGCTGTACGTTAAAGGATGTCTTGCTGCAAAAGGCGAGTGAAGGGGTGGAAATCCGTTTTCTCTATGATGCGGTTGGTTCCTGGAGGCTGGCTCGTTCCTATATCGATGACCTTAAGCAGGGTGGAGTCGAGATGGTCGCATTTGGACCTTTGCAGCTTCCTTTTTTAAACAATACGTTCAATTTCCGTAACCATCGAAAGATCATTGTGATTGATGGTTCTGTCGGATTCGTGGGCGGACTCAATATCGGAGATGAATATTTGGGTCACGATTCAAAATTTGGTTATTGGCGTGATACTCATCTTATCGTAAAAGGAGAAGCGGTCCGGACATTACAGCTCATTTTTTTACAGGATTGGTATTACAGCACCAATCATAGCTTTTTAACGGATGAATATCTTATGGCCGACATGCCGCCCCTAGATGATCATGGCGGAGTCCAATTGATTGCCGGCGGTCCGGACAGTGAGTGGACGGTCATTAAAAGCATATTTTTCAAGATGATCACTTCGGCAGAAAAGTCTGTCTGGATCGCTTCCCCCTACTTCGTTCCTGATGACGATATCCTTCAAGCGTTGAAGGTAGCCGCTTTAAGTGGTCTGGATGTCAGACTGTTAGTGCCGATGAACCCAGACAAACGGATCGTATACCATGCTTCGAGAACCTATTTTCCGGAAATGCTTGCTTCGGGGGTGCGCATATTCCAATATAGTGAGGGTTTCATGCATAGTAAAATCATCATTGTTGATGGTCAGTTGGCTTCGATCGGGACAACCAATATGGATATGAGAAGCTTTCATTTGAATTTCGAGGTCAATGCCTTTCTCTACAGAACGGAAAGCACCCAACAGCTTGTTAATGATTTTGTGGAGGATTTGAAGGTATCTCAAGAGGTGGAAATGGATGCGTTTTCCAAGCGTAATGTTGGATTGAAAATACTTGAATCCACCTGCCGATTACTTTCACCGCTTCTTTAA